Proteins found in one Acidobacteriota bacterium genomic segment:
- a CDS encoding DUF1343 domain-containing protein — MRTLTFALIFCFCVTANALAQPRPSDAGSATAAAGFDPARLSRVEEHITAAIAAKKTPGAVLLVGRGHRVIYQKAFGHRALSPAAEPMTADTIFDLASLTKVVATTTSVMQLVEQGKVRLSDRVATFIPEFGKYGKAGITVLHLMTHVSGLRPDVDVSHDWKGYGTAIALAAEEVPASRPGERFVYSDINYFLLGEIVHRVSGEPLDAYAKKHIFEPLGMRETGFNPPERLRARIAPTELCTAYGWPCEGADRSMLRGIVHDPTARRMDGVAGHAGLFSTAADLAIFCRMLLAGGSFNGRRVLAPLTVARMTSPSTPPGERNVRGLGWDMDSAFSSNRGELLPPGSFGHTGFTGTSLWIDPTTGVFIVFLSNRVHPYGKGDVTPLRARIATTVAAALVDRTALGTRTVHPWTVNTNAVAGSAPPRPSWSPVQTGLDASRADAFSALRGRRVALVTNHTGIARDRQSTIDLLNDAKDVKLVALFSPEHGIRGILDESVPSSRDEKTGLPIHSLYGNTRRPTDAMLRDVDALIVDLQDIGARFYTYMTTMAYVMEEAARRKMPVYVVDRPNPINGVQIEGPMLDKAALGFTGYMSMPIRHGLTMGELAQLFNGENKIGADLTVLAMKNWRRDDWFDATGLPWVNPSPNMRNLLQATLYPGIGAIEGTNISVGRGTDTPFEQIGAPWIDGVRLAEALNGRELPGIRFYPVAFTPSASTYANEPCQGVFMVVTDRQALRPVRVGLEIAAAIYRLHGAKYDIDTALRLFGSKEALEGIKAGEDPARIVASWAAGEARWRQLRAKYLLYH, encoded by the coding sequence ATGCGAACGCTGACATTCGCCCTCATTTTCTGTTTCTGCGTCACCGCCAACGCCTTGGCTCAGCCGCGGCCCTCCGACGCCGGTTCCGCCACCGCCGCCGCCGGTTTCGACCCGGCGCGCCTCAGCCGCGTCGAGGAACACATCACGGCGGCCATCGCCGCGAAGAAAACACCCGGGGCCGTGCTGCTCGTCGGCCGCGGCCACCGCGTCATCTACCAGAAGGCGTTCGGCCACCGCGCCCTCAGCCCGGCAGCCGAGCCGATGACGGCCGACACGATCTTCGACCTCGCGTCGCTCACCAAGGTCGTCGCGACGACCACCAGCGTGATGCAGCTCGTGGAGCAGGGCAAGGTCCGGCTGAGCGACCGCGTCGCCACGTTCATCCCGGAGTTTGGGAAGTACGGCAAGGCCGGCATCACCGTCCTGCACCTGATGACGCACGTCTCGGGGCTGCGGCCGGACGTCGACGTGTCGCATGACTGGAAGGGGTACGGCACCGCGATCGCGCTTGCGGCCGAAGAGGTGCCGGCCTCGCGGCCCGGCGAGCGGTTCGTGTACAGCGACATCAACTATTTCCTCCTCGGGGAGATCGTCCACCGCGTCAGCGGCGAGCCGCTCGACGCCTACGCGAAGAAGCACATCTTCGAGCCGCTCGGCATGCGCGAGACCGGCTTCAATCCGCCGGAGCGACTTCGCGCGCGCATCGCGCCCACCGAGCTCTGCACGGCGTACGGCTGGCCGTGCGAAGGCGCGGACCGATCGATGCTGCGCGGCATCGTCCACGATCCGACCGCGCGACGGATGGACGGCGTCGCCGGCCACGCCGGCCTGTTCAGCACGGCGGCCGACCTGGCGATCTTCTGCCGCATGCTGCTCGCGGGCGGCAGCTTCAACGGCCGGCGGGTCCTCGCACCGCTGACGGTGGCCCGGATGACCAGCCCCTCGACGCCGCCCGGCGAGCGGAACGTGCGCGGACTCGGCTGGGACATGGACAGCGCGTTCTCGAGCAACCGAGGCGAGCTGCTGCCGCCCGGATCCTTCGGCCACACGGGATTCACCGGAACGTCGCTCTGGATCGATCCCACGACCGGCGTGTTCATCGTGTTTCTGTCCAACCGGGTGCACCCGTACGGAAAGGGGGATGTCACGCCGCTGCGCGCGCGCATCGCCACAACGGTGGCGGCGGCGCTGGTCGACCGGACGGCGCTCGGCACGCGCACGGTGCATCCCTGGACGGTGAACACGAACGCGGTCGCGGGGAGCGCTCCGCCGCGCCCCTCGTGGTCGCCGGTACAGACCGGCCTGGACGCATCTCGCGCCGACGCCTTCTCGGCGTTGCGAGGACGGCGTGTCGCGCTCGTCACGAACCACACGGGCATCGCGCGCGACCGCCAGTCCACGATCGATCTCCTCAACGACGCGAAAGACGTGAAGCTGGTTGCGCTCTTCTCGCCCGAGCATGGCATCCGCGGAATCCTCGACGAGTCGGTCCCCTCCTCGCGCGACGAGAAGACGGGCCTGCCGATTCACTCGCTCTACGGCAATACGCGCCGGCCGACCGACGCCATGCTCCGCGACGTGGACGCGCTCATCGTCGACCTGCAGGACATCGGCGCGCGCTTCTACACGTACATGACGACGATGGCGTACGTGATGGAAGAGGCGGCGAGACGCAAGATGCCGGTGTATGTCGTCGACCGGCCGAATCCCATCAACGGCGTGCAGATCGAAGGGCCGATGCTCGACAAGGCAGCGCTCGGCTTTACCGGCTACATGTCGATGCCGATCCGGCACGGCCTGACCATGGGCGAGCTGGCGCAGCTGTTCAACGGCGAAAACAAGATCGGGGCGGACCTGACGGTGCTGGCGATGAAGAACTGGCGGCGCGATGACTGGTTCGACGCGACCGGTCTCCCGTGGGTGAATCCCTCGCCGAACATGCGGAACCTCCTCCAGGCGACGCTGTATCCCGGCATCGGCGCGATCGAAGGCACCAACATCTCGGTGGGGCGTGGCACCGACACGCCGTTCGAGCAGATTGGCGCGCCGTGGATCGACGGCGTGCGGCTCGCCGAGGCGCTGAACGGCCGCGAGCTGCCGGGGATCCGGTTCTACCCGGTGGCGTTCACGCCTTCGGCGAGCACGTATGCGAACGAGCCGTGCCAGGGCGTCTTCATGGTGGTCACCGATCGCCAGGCGCTGCGCCCGGTGCGCGTGGGCCTGGAGATTGCCGCAGCGATCTACCGGCTGCACGGCGCGAAGTACGACATCGACACCGCGCTGCGGCTGTTCGGCTCGAAGGAGGCGCTCGAAGGGATCAAGGCCGGCGAGGATCCCGCGCGGATCGTGGCATCCTGGGCGGCAGGGGAAGCGCGGTGGCGACAGCTGCGTGCGAAGTACCTGCTGTACCACTGA
- a CDS encoding carboxypeptidase regulatory-like domain-containing protein, which produces MRRLRTLAAVTALVALPAAAFGQLGTGRVAGTIRDERGRPLKGATVVAANDVYFPRSFSAATDDKGRFSILGLRRAIYKVTIRAAGFETVTFDLPVVSGPRNPALDLKLVRSLEPAPPPLLANADAARLQTELDEAASLVAAGRIEAAIAAYGRIARSTPALTSVNLQLGYLYEVTGDRRSAIAAYEAALRTDPTSIRSREALARLNRP; this is translated from the coding sequence ATGCGACGCTTGAGGACCCTGGCAGCCGTGACGGCGCTGGTGGCCTTGCCCGCGGCTGCGTTCGGGCAGCTTGGAACCGGCCGCGTCGCCGGGACGATCCGCGACGAGAGGGGACGGCCGTTGAAAGGGGCCACGGTCGTCGCGGCCAACGACGTGTATTTCCCGCGCTCGTTCAGCGCCGCCACTGACGACAAAGGCCGGTTCAGCATCCTTGGACTGCGCCGGGCCATTTACAAAGTCACGATCCGAGCGGCCGGCTTCGAGACCGTCACCTTCGATCTGCCGGTTGTCTCCGGGCCGCGGAATCCCGCCCTGGACCTCAAGCTTGTGCGTTCGCTCGAGCCTGCGCCGCCGCCCTTGCTCGCCAACGCGGACGCGGCACGGCTGCAGACAGAGCTGGATGAGGCCGCGTCGCTCGTGGCCGCGGGCCGGATCGAGGCGGCGATTGCCGCGTACGGGCGGATCGCGCGATCCACGCCGGCACTGACGAGCGTGAACCTGCAATTGGGCTATTTGTACGAAGTCACAGGCGATCGGCGTTCGGCCATCGCCGCTTACGAGGCCGCGCTGAGGACGGACCCCACGAGCATCCGCTCCCGCGAGGCGCTCGCACGGCTCAATAGGCCATAA
- a CDS encoding sulfatase-like hydrolase/transferase: MGRPSPAKTVGTRGAAGRRSRRRWIAFAAVVLVAAFASWFVSRPRSTFPPVVRTADQNVLLITIDTLRGDALGSYGGRARTPNLDRLAREGVRFTFAHAHAVVTLPSHASILTGRYPFEHGVRDNAGFRLADSAETLAEAARAKGFATGAFVGAFPLDRQFGLAQGFDTYDDLSGREVAPDDFAFSERPAGEVVSAATTWIGQQRKPWLAWVHLFDPHSPYAPPPPFETEYAGNRYAGEVAYVDGALGPLLDLARASDRPTTVIVTGDHGEGLGAHGEPTHGVFAYETTLRVPLLVAQVLGESGGRGATSDVPVRHIDILPTIADLIGIGVPGDLPGRTLLAAVPGEREPRHTYFEAMTATLKRGWAPLRGVIAGREKYLDLPVEELYDLGADPHEERNLAASAGERVRALASRLSAFGASLPGEQSAETAEVRARLQSLGYLSGSAPRKPRYTEEDDPKRLIDVDRLMIEGIELQRAGRSAEAIGAYRRVIARRQDMELAYRRLAYIQWESGATRDAIATLRSAIAKLGPRVETEIRLGSYLAETGAIQEALVLLGRATAAEPGNAEALNALGIAYARAGRNVEALRTFERILELDPRNAFALENAGIVHLDRGDLAAARAAFGRAAGNDPRSSRARAGLGVVAIKSGRRDEAIAHWRRAVDLDPRNFDALYNLSTELVNAGRAAEARPYLEMFVRTAPPAFYGPDIARIRRLLAEGRTGTW; this comes from the coding sequence ATGGGCCGCCCTTCCCCCGCCAAGACGGTGGGCACACGTGGCGCAGCCGGCCGACGGTCGCGCCGGCGCTGGATCGCGTTCGCGGCGGTCGTCCTCGTGGCGGCGTTCGCATCGTGGTTCGTGTCGCGCCCGCGGTCCACGTTCCCGCCCGTTGTCAGGACGGCCGACCAGAACGTGCTGCTCATCACGATCGATACGCTGCGCGGCGATGCGCTCGGCAGCTATGGAGGTCGCGCCCGCACGCCGAACCTCGATCGCCTGGCCCGCGAGGGGGTGCGCTTTACCTTCGCGCACGCGCACGCGGTCGTAACGCTTCCCTCTCACGCGAGCATCCTGACGGGCCGCTACCCGTTCGAGCACGGTGTCCGCGACAACGCCGGCTTCCGCCTCGCCGATTCGGCGGAGACGCTCGCGGAGGCGGCGCGGGCGAAGGGCTTCGCCACCGGGGCGTTCGTCGGCGCCTTCCCCCTCGATCGGCAGTTCGGGCTCGCGCAGGGGTTTGACACGTACGACGACCTGTCCGGCCGCGAAGTGGCGCCCGACGACTTCGCGTTCAGCGAGCGGCCCGCCGGCGAAGTTGTATCGGCCGCCACCACGTGGATCGGGCAGCAACGCAAGCCGTGGCTCGCGTGGGTCCACCTCTTCGATCCGCACTCGCCGTATGCGCCGCCGCCGCCGTTCGAAACGGAGTACGCGGGCAACCGCTATGCCGGCGAGGTGGCGTACGTCGATGGGGCGCTCGGGCCGCTGCTGGATCTCGCGCGTGCGAGCGACCGCCCCACGACCGTGATCGTCACCGGCGACCACGGCGAAGGGCTCGGCGCTCACGGGGAGCCCACGCACGGCGTGTTCGCGTACGAGACGACGTTGCGCGTGCCGCTGCTCGTCGCGCAGGTGCTCGGCGAATCCGGCGGACGCGGTGCGACGAGCGACGTCCCCGTGCGCCACATCGACATCCTGCCGACGATTGCCGACCTCATTGGCATCGGCGTGCCGGGCGACCTGCCCGGCCGTACGCTTCTCGCCGCCGTGCCTGGCGAGCGCGAGCCGCGCCACACGTACTTCGAGGCGATGACCGCGACGCTCAAGCGCGGGTGGGCGCCGCTGCGCGGCGTGATCGCGGGCCGCGAGAAGTACCTCGACCTTCCCGTCGAGGAACTGTACGACCTCGGCGCCGACCCGCACGAGGAGCGCAATCTCGCCGCCTCCGCGGGCGAGCGCGTCCGCGCGCTGGCGTCCCGGCTGTCGGCATTCGGCGCGTCGCTTCCTGGCGAGCAGTCGGCGGAGACCGCCGAGGTGCGCGCGCGGCTGCAGTCGCTCGGCTATCTCTCCGGCTCAGCGCCGCGCAAGCCGCGCTACACAGAAGAGGACGACCCGAAGCGGCTGATCGATGTCGATCGTCTGATGATCGAGGGAATCGAGCTGCAGCGCGCGGGGCGGAGCGCGGAAGCCATCGGCGCCTACCGGCGCGTCATCGCGCGCCGCCAGGACATGGAGCTGGCCTATCGCCGGCTCGCCTACATCCAGTGGGAGAGCGGCGCCACGCGCGATGCGATCGCGACGCTGCGCTCGGCCATCGCGAAGCTCGGGCCGCGTGTGGAAACGGAGATCAGGCTCGGCAGTTACCTGGCGGAAACCGGCGCGATACAGGAGGCGCTCGTCCTGCTCGGCCGCGCCACGGCCGCCGAACCGGGCAATGCCGAAGCGCTCAACGCGCTCGGCATCGCGTACGCGCGCGCCGGGCGAAACGTGGAGGCGCTGCGCACGTTCGAACGTATCCTGGAGTTGGACCCCCGCAATGCGTTCGCGCTCGAGAACGCGGGCATCGTGCACCTCGATCGCGGCGATCTGGCCGCCGCGCGCGCCGCGTTCGGGCGCGCGGCCGGGAACGACCCGCGGTCCTCGCGCGCGCGCGCGGGTCTCGGCGTGGTCGCCATCAAGTCGGGGCGGCGCGACGAGGCGATCGCGCACTGGCGTCGCGCGGTCGATCTCGACCCGAGAAACTTCGACGCGCTCTACAATCTGTCCACGGAGCTTGTGAACGCCGGGCGCGCGGCGGAGGCGCGCCCGTACCTCGAGATGTTCGTCCGAACCGCGCCGCCGGCCTTCTACGGCCCCGACATCGCGCGAATCCGCCGGCTGCTCGCCGAGGGACGGACAGGCACGTGGTGA
- a CDS encoding sulfatase-like hydrolase/transferase → MTGRRLAAWLGAAAIVTAALLVWWRHQAAGTVRADGPIVLISIDTLRADRLPAYGYTRIRTPNIDRLAADGALFERAYSQSPQTLPAHTSILSGRLPFAHGVRDNIGFSVAKDERMLQHALHETGFETGGFVSAYVLRRQTGIGAGFDVYDDRLPPASADKPLGQVQRSGGDTVAAAIRWIDGRASPKFFLFVHIYEPHRPYSPPQRFAAADPYDGEIEYSDAIVGRLLDDLRAKRLYDRATIVLVSDHGEGLGDHGEDEHGIFLYRETIQVPLIVKLPASRGAGRRLSTPVQQIDLAPTLLDLGSAGAAGSQPRDALPGRSLVPILDGTGAIAETSLYAESLSPRYHFGWSELYALTDGRYRLIRAPRDELYDIAQDPAERHSIAGDRPQVVSAMRRALDGLIGAAAVGRPSAVSDEDRRRLAALGYVGTQTGAPLLLPADRLPDPKDKVAVLQKYRRATDLAGARRFADASALYRELLREDPELTDVWLQLAEVYGRRGLVVDAVAAYREVLKRSPKDPAGLTGAAAGLLRLGRLDEARAHAELALDVAPAGAHELLARIAIERGDPAEARRHAKLAQAADPGLPMTAFAEGLLLHREGRFAAALGQLMAAKEALADRTVQMPDVHYYIGDSLARLERYDEAERFFLAELDLLSGHVRARAGLAMLYKAQRRDADAARAIADLIRHAPTPEGYDVAAQLWTMFGEPARAAEVRAEAGRLPR, encoded by the coding sequence GTGACCGGGCGGAGACTCGCCGCGTGGCTGGGCGCCGCCGCGATCGTGACCGCGGCGCTGCTCGTCTGGTGGCGGCATCAGGCTGCCGGCACTGTCCGCGCCGACGGACCCATCGTCCTGATCTCGATCGACACCCTGCGGGCCGACCGTCTGCCCGCCTACGGCTACACGCGCATCCGGACGCCCAACATCGACCGGCTCGCCGCCGACGGCGCGCTCTTCGAACGGGCCTACTCGCAGTCGCCGCAGACGCTGCCGGCCCACACATCGATCCTGTCCGGACGGCTCCCGTTCGCGCATGGCGTCCGCGACAACATCGGGTTTTCCGTCGCGAAAGACGAGCGCATGCTGCAGCACGCCCTTCACGAAACGGGCTTCGAGACGGGCGGGTTCGTCTCGGCTTACGTGCTGCGCCGCCAGACCGGCATCGGCGCCGGCTTCGACGTGTACGACGACCGCCTGCCGCCTGCGTCGGCCGACAAGCCGCTCGGCCAGGTGCAGCGTTCGGGCGGGGACACGGTGGCCGCGGCGATCCGCTGGATCGACGGCCGGGCATCGCCGAAGTTCTTTCTCTTCGTTCACATCTACGAACCGCACAGGCCGTACTCGCCGCCGCAGCGGTTTGCCGCCGCCGACCCCTATGACGGCGAGATCGAATACTCCGACGCGATTGTCGGCCGTCTCCTGGACGATCTGCGTGCCAAGCGCCTGTACGACCGCGCGACGATCGTCCTGGTCTCGGATCACGGCGAGGGGCTCGGCGATCACGGCGAGGACGAGCACGGGATCTTCCTGTATCGCGAGACGATACAAGTGCCCCTGATTGTGAAGCTGCCCGCATCGCGCGGCGCGGGCCGCCGCCTTTCGACACCCGTGCAGCAGATCGATCTCGCGCCGACGCTCCTCGATCTGGGCAGTGCGGGCGCGGCCGGGTCGCAACCCCGCGACGCGTTGCCGGGCCGGTCGCTCGTGCCGATCCTCGACGGCACGGGCGCAATCGCCGAGACGAGCCTGTATGCGGAATCCCTCTCGCCGCGCTACCACTTCGGCTGGAGCGAGCTGTACGCGCTCACCGACGGCCGCTACCGTCTGATCCGCGCGCCGCGTGACGAGCTGTACGACATCGCGCAGGATCCGGCCGAGCGGCATTCCATCGCCGGCGATCGCCCCCAGGTCGTCAGCGCGATGCGCCGCGCGCTCGACGGGCTGATCGGGGCCGCGGCGGTCGGGCGTCCCTCCGCGGTGTCCGACGAGGATCGCCGCCGGCTTGCCGCGCTCGGCTACGTCGGAACGCAGACCGGCGCCCCACTGCTGCTTCCGGCCGATCGACTCCCGGACCCCAAGGACAAGGTCGCGGTGCTGCAGAAGTACAGGCGCGCGACGGATCTGGCCGGCGCGCGCAGGTTCGCGGACGCGTCGGCGCTGTACCGCGAGCTGCTGCGCGAAGACCCTGAGCTGACCGACGTCTGGCTCCAGCTTGCCGAAGTTTACGGGCGTCGCGGACTGGTCGTGGATGCAGTCGCCGCCTATCGCGAGGTGCTCAAGCGAAGCCCGAAGGACCCCGCCGGCCTCACCGGCGCAGCCGCGGGACTCCTGCGGCTGGGACGCCTGGACGAGGCGCGCGCGCACGCGGAGCTGGCGCTGGACGTCGCGCCCGCCGGGGCGCACGAACTGCTCGCCCGGATCGCGATCGAGCGCGGCGACCCCGCCGAGGCACGGCGCCACGCGAAGCTCGCGCAGGCTGCGGACCCGGGCCTGCCGATGACGGCGTTCGCCGAAGGGCTGCTGCTGCACCGGGAGGGCCGCTTTGCCGCGGCGCTCGGTCAGCTCATGGCGGCGAAGGAGGCACTCGCAGATCGCACCGTCCAGATGCCCGATGTCCACTACTACATCGGCGATTCCCTCGCACGCCTCGAGCGATACGACGAGGCCGAGCGGTTCTTCTTGGCCGAGCTGGACCTCCTGTCGGGTCACGTGCGCGCGAGAGCCGGCCTCGCGATGCTCTACAAAGCGCAGCGGCGCGACGCGGATGCCGCCCGTGCCATCGCGGACCTCATCCGCCACGCCCCGACGCCCGAGGGCTACGACGTGGCCGCACAGCTCTGGACGATGTTCGGAGAGCCGGCGCGCGCGGCCGAAGTGCGCGCCGAGGCCGGCCGCCTCCCGAGGTAA
- a CDS encoding VWA domain-containing protein, with product MNLPVRLTAVLLLLHAAPSTAQQPADSRPTFKSGIDVVRLDVRITDAAGRPITDLRQEEIEIVEDGVSLPIVLFQRLIEPAESYVDAAIRAVTAEVSSNEAFPRGHLYILIFDQQHITPGNEQRARRAAEGFIRRRVRPSDRVALFAIPGPGPQIGFTADKLRAIRELEAIRGSGERVVSSPVGTMSVYEAHQVVQGDERLLTELVMRLNRDPAADISTGRADETVNTRAAAAAEDPQIVRRVLQENARTLVAQSDSATRQFLQRLADVIAGFRGIEGRKTAVLFSEGFFQDNLSRELETVAAAAAQSYCVFYTFDLNQRTNTLNDAYAADSTLANEIQARIAPLSTLAAETDGMMVVDAASRGVQALDRLADQAQDYYLIGFIPSERARADRGKYRRLSVRVRRDGARASTRTGCALPPDATAPADRRRAIDSVLGAPFVQQGLRIDYTTYVMKSPEFGRQRVVLSLNADLPVRSTPADAADVVFIVRSVRDGRVAASGTDTIPLPASPRPGDPMGTGAWRVQFDVPAGAYLMRAVVREPGGLVGSADRRLDIRPLDGPDLAVSDLVLGSSVAGLPVRPRAYTGDGLSGVLETFGRTAVQLEDLDVTVQLRDAGGSSVTTLKADLQPAERQDDGVRRRASFLLPLEDVSPGNYLAHAIVRARGEIVAERTRQVEVLPGRAPAPSATDDPVLPLESVSPLDVTRGDLGRAYVGSLMRQADGTVISMAARRATEGKWEEAELELRRLASDTSMAAEALRGLALFVREDYKGAAAAFERAWTAGPRNALTAFFLGWAREGAGDSSGALSAWRSATHLDPALVSAHLALADGYLRISQPALAMQALRAGLTAIPSSPELQSRLRQIEGIHR from the coding sequence GTGAACTTACCTGTCCGCCTCACGGCGGTTCTGCTGCTGTTGCACGCGGCGCCCTCAACCGCGCAGCAGCCCGCCGACTCCAGGCCCACGTTCAAATCCGGCATCGACGTCGTGCGGCTCGATGTGCGCATCACCGATGCCGCCGGACGGCCGATTACGGATCTGCGGCAGGAGGAGATCGAGATCGTCGAGGACGGTGTCTCGCTTCCGATCGTGCTTTTCCAGAGGCTCATCGAGCCGGCCGAATCGTACGTGGACGCCGCGATTCGGGCGGTCACCGCGGAAGTCTCCTCCAACGAGGCCTTCCCGCGCGGGCACCTGTACATCCTCATCTTCGACCAGCAGCACATCACGCCGGGCAACGAGCAGCGCGCGCGCCGGGCCGCCGAAGGGTTCATCCGGCGGCGCGTGCGGCCGTCGGACCGCGTGGCGCTCTTTGCGATTCCCGGACCCGGCCCGCAGATCGGCTTCACCGCGGACAAGTTGCGCGCCATCCGGGAACTGGAGGCGATCCGCGGCTCCGGTGAGCGTGTCGTCTCCAGCCCGGTCGGCACGATGAGCGTGTACGAGGCGCATCAGGTCGTCCAGGGCGACGAGCGCCTGCTCACCGAGCTGGTCATGCGGCTGAACCGGGATCCGGCGGCAGACATCTCCACCGGCCGTGCCGACGAGACGGTGAACACGCGCGCGGCGGCTGCCGCCGAGGATCCGCAGATCGTGCGCCGCGTCCTTCAGGAGAACGCGCGCACGCTGGTGGCGCAGAGCGACAGCGCCACCCGGCAGTTCCTGCAGCGGCTCGCGGACGTGATCGCGGGCTTTCGCGGCATCGAGGGGCGCAAGACCGCCGTGCTCTTCTCCGAGGGCTTCTTCCAGGACAACCTGTCACGGGAGCTTGAGACCGTGGCCGCCGCGGCCGCGCAGAGCTATTGCGTCTTCTACACGTTCGATCTCAACCAGCGGACGAACACGCTGAACGACGCATACGCCGCCGACAGCACGCTCGCCAACGAGATACAGGCGCGCATCGCGCCGCTCTCGACGCTGGCGGCAGAGACCGACGGGATGATGGTCGTCGACGCGGCGAGCCGTGGCGTGCAGGCGCTGGACCGCCTGGCCGACCAAGCGCAGGACTACTACCTGATCGGCTTCATACCGTCCGAGCGGGCGCGGGCCGACCGCGGCAAGTACCGCCGCCTGAGCGTCAGGGTGAGGCGTGACGGCGCGCGCGCCAGCACGCGCACCGGATGCGCGCTACCGCCTGATGCCACCGCACCCGCGGATCGCCGGCGTGCGATCGACAGCGTGCTCGGTGCACCGTTCGTGCAACAGGGCTTGCGGATCGACTACACGACGTACGTGATGAAGTCGCCGGAGTTCGGCCGCCAGCGCGTCGTGCTGAGTCTCAATGCGGATCTTCCAGTCCGCTCGACGCCCGCCGACGCCGCCGACGTCGTCTTCATCGTTCGCAGCGTGCGCGACGGCCGCGTCGCGGCGAGCGGCACCGACACGATCCCGTTGCCAGCCTCGCCGCGCCCGGGGGACCCGATGGGAACCGGCGCCTGGCGCGTGCAGTTCGACGTGCCGGCGGGCGCGTACCTGATGCGCGCGGTCGTCCGCGAACCGGGTGGCCTGGTGGGCAGCGCCGACCGCCGGCTCGACATCCGCCCGCTCGACGGCCCCGACCTGGCCGTCAGCGACCTCGTGCTGGGCTCGTCGGTCGCCGGCCTGCCCGTGCGGCCGCGCGCCTACACCGGCGATGGGCTGTCCGGCGTGCTGGAGACGTTCGGGCGGACGGCGGTACAGCTCGAAGACCTCGATGTCACGGTGCAGCTCCGCGATGCCGGCGGCTCGAGCGTCACGACGCTGAAAGCGGATCTGCAGCCCGCGGAGCGGCAGGACGACGGCGTTCGCCGGCGCGCCAGCTTTCTGCTGCCGCTGGAGGACGTGTCCCCGGGCAACTACCTCGCGCACGCGATCGTCCGGGCGCGCGGAGAGATCGTGGCCGAGCGCACACGCCAGGTCGAGGTCCTCCCGGGGCGTGCGCCCGCGCCGTCGGCGACCGACGATCCGGTGCTGCCGCTGGAGTCCGTCTCTCCCCTGGACGTCACGCGAGGCGATCTCGGCCGCGCGTACGTCGGTTCGCTGATGCGGCAGGCGGACGGAACCGTCATCTCCATGGCGGCGCGGCGCGCGACCGAGGGGAAGTGGGAGGAGGCGGAGCTTGAGCTGCGCCGTCTCGCGTCCGACACGAGCATGGCAGCCGAGGCGCTGCGCGGGCTTGCCCTGTTCGTGCGCGAGGACTACAAGGGCGCCGCCGCCGCGTTCGAGCGCGCGTGGACCGCCGGGCCGCGCAACGCGCTCACCGCCTTCTTCCTCGGATGGGCGCGCGAAGGAGCGGGCGACAGCTCGGGCGCGCTCAGCGCCTGGCGCAGCGCAACGCACCTGGACCCGGCGCTCGTGTCGGCGCACCTCGCGCTCGCCGACGGCTACCTGCGGATCTCGCAACCCGCGCTTGCCATGCAGGCGTTGCGGGCCGGATTGACGGCGATCCCCTCGTCGCCCGAACTGCAGTCGCGCCTCCGGCAGATCGAGGGCATTCATCGGTGA